A window from Leptospira meyeri encodes these proteins:
- a CDS encoding ankyrin repeat domain-containing protein → MIAASGGRAIHEAAFLGDAKQIKLLIQFKANVNVKNNAGMTPLHIASLHGYTDCVKILLDAGAFPNERDKKYKHPIHYAVSNNSGNINVLNLLLE, encoded by the coding sequence ATGATAGCGGCTAGCGGCGGGAGAGCAATACATGAAGCGGCTTTTCTTGGTGATGCGAAGCAAATAAAATTATTAATTCAGTTTAAAGCCAACGTAAATGTAAAAAACAATGCTGGCATGACTCCTCTGCATATTGCTAGCTTACACGGTTATACGGATTGCGTAAAGATTCTATTAGATGCTGGTGCCTTTCCGAACGAAAGAGATAAAAAATATAAACACCCAATACACTATGCAGTATCCAACAATTCCGGCAATATCAATGTGTTGAATCTCTTACTTGAATAA
- a CDS encoding ankyrin repeat domain-containing protein produces MNGHLESEKYLLSKGANPDTQDDTGFTALHYATNEGDLEIVTTLLHKKADPNLKTLDGYTPLFVASQEVYANIARKLLENHAEPNLQGHDKRASFHKAYYEGHTEVLEALLNAGALTEIPGTSSPIDIAKSYGHHHIADLIRNRGK; encoded by the coding sequence ATGAATGGGCATCTAGAATCCGAAAAATATCTGCTTAGTAAAGGAGCAAATCCTGATACCCAAGATGACACTGGTTTCACAGCACTACACTATGCAACCAATGAAGGCGACCTGGAGATTGTTACTACGCTCCTACACAAAAAGGCAGATCCTAATCTCAAAACTCTAGATGGATACACCCCACTCTTTGTCGCTTCGCAGGAAGTTTATGCGAACATCGCCAGGAAATTATTAGAAAATCATGCTGAACCAAATCTGCAGGGACATGACAAAAGAGCTTCATTCCATAAAGCTTATTACGAAGGGCATACTGAAGTTTTAGAAGCTCTGTTGAACGCCGGTGCTTTAACAGAAATACCTGGTACAAGTTCACCCATCGATATTGCAAAATCGTACGGCCACCATCATATAGCTGACCTAATTAGAAACAGAGGAAAGTGA